One part of the Mesorhizobium sp. M4B.F.Ca.ET.058.02.1.1 genome encodes these proteins:
- a CDS encoding SDR family oxidoreductase has product MTKIAILGANGRLGRVVGKAFIDAGFDVRAVTRSGKVPAELKGATAIAGDALDRDSLIRATQGVDIIFNGLNPIYTDWGKCLPMAENVTAACRANGALHLFPGTVYNYGSPMPRVITEDTPFRPTTEKGRIRVAMEDLFRREAEAGRVRTILLRAGDFFGGTGSGSWFDLVVAAKMEKGIYTAPGPADLVHEWAYLPDFAVAFVGLARNLDKLGFYEALNFPGHAVTDLDIKAAAENPLGRKLKLGFMPWWVLRAGSPFVAMWREIVSMSYLRFEEHRLVSTRLEKIIGEIPHTPLDQAVKEAMRDIGIAVAPAPRAAA; this is encoded by the coding sequence ATGACCAAGATCGCAATCCTCGGCGCGAATGGCCGGCTCGGCCGCGTCGTAGGCAAAGCCTTCATCGACGCCGGCTTCGACGTTCGCGCCGTCACCCGCAGCGGCAAGGTGCCCGCCGAGCTTAAGGGCGCTACAGCGATAGCCGGTGATGCGCTCGACCGAGACTCGCTGATCCGCGCAACGCAAGGCGTCGACATCATCTTCAACGGCCTGAACCCGATCTACACCGACTGGGGCAAATGCCTGCCGATGGCCGAGAACGTCACGGCCGCTTGCCGCGCTAACGGCGCGCTTCATCTGTTCCCCGGCACCGTCTACAATTACGGCTCGCCGATGCCTCGCGTGATCACGGAAGACACGCCTTTCCGGCCGACGACCGAGAAGGGCCGCATCCGCGTCGCGATGGAGGATCTGTTTCGCCGCGAGGCCGAGGCCGGCCGCGTGCGCACCATTCTGCTCAGGGCCGGCGACTTCTTCGGCGGCACCGGCAGCGGCTCCTGGTTCGACCTGGTCGTTGCCGCCAAGATGGAGAAGGGCATCTACACCGCGCCCGGCCCGGCCGACCTCGTCCATGAATGGGCCTATCTGCCCGACTTCGCCGTGGCCTTCGTCGGCCTGGCGCGCAATCTGGACAAGCTCGGCTTCTATGAGGCGCTCAACTTCCCCGGCCATGCCGTCACCGACCTCGATATCAAGGCAGCGGCCGAGAATCCGCTCGGGCGCAAGCTGAAGCTCGGCTTCATGCCCTGGTGGGTGCTACGCGCTGGCAGCCCGTTCGTGGCGATGTGGCGTGAGATCGTCTCGATGTCCTACCTTCGTTTCGAGGAGCACCGGCTGGTCTCGACACGGCTGGAGAAGATCAT
- a CDS encoding LysR family transcriptional regulator — translation MTEIDWNLIKSFVTVAETGSLSGAARKLAASQPTLGRHIAELEQAIGVTLFRRGRSGYALTEAGNVLYERGKAVSEQASAFSLLALGSVEAIEGTVRIAASEVVAAYVLPDITARLGVEEPGIEVEIVASNQVENLLRRDADIAIRMVKPAQNELVARKVADIPLRFCAAKAYLDRRGRPSRPGDLADHTLVGFDRSDEIVRGLNAFGIPVSRGSFRFRTDNQIVLWEAVRTGNGIGIGQEPLAERDPSLELLLPGLPLPSLPVWLAMHRDVRSSLRIRRVADFLHEELKRYSAGAGSGENSAR, via the coding sequence ATGACGGAAATCGACTGGAACCTGATCAAGAGTTTCGTCACCGTGGCAGAGACCGGCAGCCTCTCCGGCGCCGCACGAAAGCTTGCGGCCAGCCAGCCGACGCTCGGCCGCCACATCGCCGAGCTGGAGCAGGCGATCGGCGTGACATTGTTCCGACGCGGGCGCAGCGGCTATGCGCTGACCGAGGCTGGCAACGTGCTGTATGAGCGCGGCAAGGCCGTCAGCGAGCAAGCGAGCGCGTTCTCGCTGCTGGCCCTTGGATCGGTCGAGGCGATCGAGGGCACCGTGCGCATCGCCGCCAGCGAGGTGGTGGCGGCCTATGTGCTACCGGATATCACCGCGCGGCTCGGCGTGGAGGAGCCGGGCATCGAGGTCGAGATCGTCGCTTCGAATCAGGTCGAGAACCTGTTGCGCAGGGATGCCGATATCGCCATCCGCATGGTCAAGCCGGCGCAGAACGAGCTGGTGGCGCGCAAGGTCGCCGACATTCCGCTGCGTTTCTGTGCGGCGAAGGCCTATCTCGACCGGCGCGGCCGGCCGAGCCGGCCCGGTGACCTCGCCGATCATACGCTGGTCGGCTTCGACCGCAGCGATGAGATCGTCCGCGGCCTCAATGCGTTCGGCATTCCCGTCAGCCGCGGCAGCTTTCGCTTCAGGACCGACAATCAAATCGTTCTTTGGGAAGCGGTGCGGACGGGAAATGGCATCGGCATCGGCCAGGAACCGCTGGCCGAACGCGATCCGTCGCTGGAGCTCCTGCTGCCCGGGCTGCCGTTGCCGTCGCTGCCGGTGTGGCTCGCCATGCATCGCGACGTGCGTAGCAGCTTGCGCATCCGCCGCGTCGCGGATTTCCTCCATGAGGAGCTGAAACGCTATTCGGCCGGCGCGGGCTCGGGGGAGAATTCGGCGCGGTGA